Proteins from a single region of Streptomyces glaucescens:
- a CDS encoding serine hydrolase gives MTHGRSRHARLIGAAISAGILIPAVAATPATAATPTVSCTSAEAGLAAKLKKDITAALANRKGTIAVGVYDRTTNTTCTLRASTAFDSASIVKVTVLATLLWDASKHGRYLTDREVALSRAMITKSDNASTTTLWKQLGLTKIRGFLTAAGMTQTKPGANGYWGLTQITVTDEQKLLKLINVKNTVLSDNARAFILKLMGQVVSSQRWGTPYGAPAGITVAVKNGWLSRATHGWRVHSVGLFRGAGRGYTITVLTHGNSTMNYGITTIQNVSKVIHRDLAAA, from the coding sequence ATGACTCACGGCAGATCCCGTCATGCCCGCCTGATCGGCGCCGCAATATCCGCCGGCATCCTCATACCCGCCGTGGCCGCCACCCCCGCCACCGCGGCCACCCCCACCGTCAGCTGTACGTCCGCCGAGGCGGGCCTCGCCGCCAAGCTGAAGAAGGACATCACCGCCGCGCTCGCGAACCGCAAGGGGACGATCGCCGTCGGGGTGTACGACCGGACCACGAACACCACCTGCACGCTGCGCGCCTCCACCGCGTTCGACTCCGCCAGCATCGTCAAGGTGACCGTCCTCGCCACGCTGCTGTGGGACGCGAGCAAGCACGGGCGGTACCTCACCGACCGCGAGGTCGCCCTCAGCAGGGCCATGATCACCAAGTCGGACAACGCGTCCACCACCACGCTGTGGAAGCAGCTCGGCCTGACCAAGATCCGGGGATTCCTCACCGCCGCCGGCATGACCCAGACCAAGCCCGGCGCGAACGGCTACTGGGGACTGACCCAGATCACGGTGACCGACGAGCAGAAGCTGCTGAAGCTGATCAACGTGAAGAACACCGTGCTCAGCGACAACGCGCGCGCCTTCATCCTGAAGCTGATGGGCCAGGTCGTGTCGTCACAGCGCTGGGGCACCCCGTACGGCGCCCCCGCCGGTATCACCGTCGCCGTCAAGAACGGCTGGCTCTCCCGGGCCACCCACGGCTGGCGGGTCCACAGCGTCGGCCTCTTCCGGGGCGCCGGGCGGGGCTACACCATCACCGTGCTCACCCACGGCAACAGCACCATGAACTACGGGATCACCACGATCCAGAACGTGTCGAAGGTCATCCACCGCGACCTGGCCGCCGCCTGA
- a CDS encoding endonuclease I family protein, with translation MTATHPRRRKTVALATAAVLAGLTTPALTATPAAATTTAYDTTYYKNAVGKTGTSLKSSLHTIISSQTKLSYSALWEALKVTDQDPANSNNVKLLYSGISRSKSLNGGDVGDWNREHVWAISHGDLTTSTGPGTDLHHIRPEDVQVNGIRGNKDFDDGGSAFTNSGGSLTDSNSFEPRDAVKGDVARMVFYMIVRYEGGDGWADLEGNDSVSNGGNPYMGRLTVLKQWNDEDPPDAFEERRNQVIYDTYQKNRNPFIDHPEWVEAIW, from the coding sequence ATGACGGCAACTCACCCGCGTCGCCGGAAGACCGTGGCCCTGGCCACCGCCGCCGTGCTCGCCGGCCTCACCACGCCCGCGCTGACCGCGACCCCCGCCGCGGCGACCACGACGGCGTACGACACGACGTACTACAAGAACGCCGTGGGCAAGACGGGCACCAGCCTGAAGTCCTCGCTGCACACCATCATCAGCAGCCAGACCAAGCTGTCCTACTCGGCGCTGTGGGAGGCGCTGAAGGTCACCGACCAGGACCCGGCCAACAGCAACAACGTCAAGCTGCTGTACTCGGGCATCTCCCGCAGCAAGTCGCTCAACGGCGGTGACGTCGGCGACTGGAACCGCGAGCACGTGTGGGCCATCTCCCACGGCGACCTGACGACCTCCACCGGCCCGGGCACCGACCTGCACCACATCCGCCCGGAGGACGTCCAGGTCAACGGGATCCGCGGGAACAAGGACTTCGACGACGGCGGCAGCGCCTTCACCAACTCCGGTGGCAGCCTGACCGACTCCAACTCCTTCGAGCCGCGCGACGCCGTCAAGGGCGACGTGGCCCGCATGGTCTTCTACATGATCGTCCGCTACGAGGGCGGCGACGGCTGGGCGGACCTGGAGGGCAACGACAGCGTCAGCAACGGCGGCAACCCGTACATGGGCCGCCTGACGGTGCTGAAGCAGTGGAACGACGAGGACCCGCCGGACGCCTTCGAGGAGCGCCGCAACCAGGTCATCTACGACACGTACCAGAAGAACCGGAACCCGTTCATCGACCACCCGGAGTGGGTCGAGGCGATCTGGTAG
- a CDS encoding thiamine pyrophosphate-binding protein has product MTHDHDLELRPTAAQTEAALNPPPGRNGGDLVVETLAGLGATTVFGLPGQHALGMFDALRRSDLRYIGLRVENNAGFAADAYGRITGEAAPLLLSTGPGALMSLAALQEAAAASAPVLAIGSQVPTAGLGGGRHGYLHELPDQAASFRGVVKSVHTVRTQSQIPSAIAAAWKSALTAPHGPVWVEIPQDVLLARTSLPVVTAVDATPDDLPPRPELTAVAARLLSHAERPAIIAGGGVIRSDASRKLRELAERLRAPVVTTPGGKGAFPWEHPLSLQSWLEDRHTTDFLEDADVLLVVGSGLGELSSNYHTLRPRGRVIQVEADLGKLESNHPALGIHADARLALRALLETVEERTDPTAEERVGELLRRVRERIDAQDLTLERNVLAAVRRALPASAPSFWDMTILAYWAWSAFDAKGPNTLHSAQGAGGLGYGFPAALGAAVADPTTPVLAVSGDGGALYSVAELATARQYGLNVTWLIVDDGGYGILREYMTDAFGQATATDLTRPDYVALAESFGVPGVRTTPETLESDLAKALSQPGPAVVVLPAVLRMFAPTHLDR; this is encoded by the coding sequence GTGACCCACGACCACGACCTGGAGCTCCGCCCGACGGCCGCCCAGACGGAGGCCGCGCTGAACCCTCCCCCCGGCCGCAACGGCGGAGACCTGGTCGTGGAGACCCTGGCCGGGCTGGGCGCGACCACCGTCTTCGGCCTGCCCGGCCAGCACGCCCTCGGCATGTTCGACGCGCTGCGCCGCTCCGACCTGCGCTACATCGGCCTGCGGGTGGAGAACAACGCCGGCTTCGCGGCGGACGCGTACGGCCGGATCACGGGTGAGGCGGCCCCGCTGCTGCTGTCGACGGGGCCGGGAGCGCTGATGTCGCTGGCGGCGCTCCAGGAGGCGGCCGCCGCGAGCGCCCCCGTCCTCGCCATCGGCAGCCAGGTCCCGACGGCCGGCCTGGGCGGCGGCCGCCACGGCTACCTCCACGAACTCCCCGACCAGGCCGCGTCGTTCCGCGGTGTGGTCAAGTCGGTCCACACGGTCCGCACCCAGTCCCAGATCCCCTCGGCGATCGCCGCCGCCTGGAAGTCCGCGCTGACCGCCCCGCACGGCCCGGTCTGGGTGGAGATCCCGCAGGACGTGCTGCTGGCGCGGACGTCGCTCCCGGTCGTGACCGCGGTGGACGCGACCCCCGACGACCTCCCGCCGCGCCCCGAACTCACCGCCGTCGCCGCCCGGCTGCTCTCGCACGCGGAGCGGCCGGCGATCATCGCGGGCGGCGGGGTGATCCGCTCGGACGCCTCCCGGAAGCTGCGCGAGCTGGCCGAGCGCCTCCGGGCGCCGGTCGTCACCACCCCCGGCGGCAAGGGCGCCTTCCCCTGGGAGCACCCGTTGTCCCTCCAGTCCTGGCTGGAGGACCGGCACACCACCGACTTCCTGGAGGACGCGGACGTCCTGCTGGTGGTCGGCTCGGGTCTCGGCGAACTCTCCTCCAACTACCACACGCTCAGGCCGCGCGGCCGGGTGATCCAGGTCGAGGCCGACCTCGGCAAGCTGGAGTCCAACCACCCGGCGCTCGGCATCCACGCGGACGCGCGCCTCGCGCTCCGGGCCCTGCTGGAGACGGTCGAGGAGCGCACCGACCCGACGGCCGAGGAACGGGTGGGCGAGCTGCTGCGGCGGGTCCGCGAGCGCATCGACGCCCAGGACCTCACCCTGGAGCGGAACGTCCTGGCGGCGGTCCGCCGGGCCCTCCCCGCGTCCGCGCCGTCTTTCTGGGACATGACGATCCTCGCCTACTGGGCGTGGTCCGCCTTCGACGCCAAGGGCCCCAACACCCTGCACTCCGCGCAGGGCGCCGGCGGGCTCGGCTACGGCTTCCCGGCGGCGCTGGGCGCGGCGGTGGCCGATCCCACCACCCCGGTCCTCGCCGTCTCCGGCGACGGCGGGGCCCTGTACTCCGTCGCCGAACTGGCCACGGCCCGCCAGTACGGCCTGAACGTCACCTGGCTCATCGTCGACGACGGCGGCTACGGCATCCTGCGCGAGTACATGACGGACGCCTTCGGCCAGGCCACGGCGACGGACCTGACCCGGCCCGACTACGTGGCCCTCGCCGAGTCGTTCGGGGTCCCCGGGGTCCGTACGACCCCGGAGACACTCGAGTCCGACCTGGCGAAGGCCCTGTCGCAGCCCGGGCCCGCGGTGGTCGTCCTCCCGGCGGTGCTGCGGATGTTCGCGCCGACGCACCTGGACCGCTGA
- the speB gene encoding agmatinase, giving the protein MSSNETPRGPVDSSRIPRYAGPATFARLPRLDEVGTADVAVVGVPFDSGVSYRPGARFGGNAIREASRLLRPYNPAQDASPFALAQVADGGDIAVNPFNINEAVETVEAAADELLGTGARLMTLGGDHTIALPLLRSVAKKHGPVALLHFDAHLDTWDTYFGAEYTHGTPFRRAVEEGILDTSALSHVGTRGPLYGKQDLTDDEKMGFGIVTSADVYRRGADEVADQLRQRIGDRPLYISIDIDCLDPAHAPGTGTPEAGGMTSRELLEILRGLASCNLVSADVVEVAPAYDHAEITSVAASHTAYELTTIMSRQIAAAREAGKENEGK; this is encoded by the coding sequence ATGAGCAGCAACGAGACGCCCCGCGGCCCGGTCGACTCCTCCCGCATCCCGCGGTACGCCGGCCCCGCCACCTTCGCCCGGCTGCCGCGCCTCGACGAGGTCGGCACCGCCGATGTCGCCGTCGTCGGCGTGCCGTTCGACTCGGGCGTCTCGTACCGGCCGGGCGCCCGCTTCGGCGGCAACGCCATCCGCGAGGCCTCCCGCCTCCTGCGCCCCTACAACCCGGCCCAGGACGCCTCCCCCTTCGCCCTCGCCCAGGTCGCCGACGGCGGCGACATCGCCGTCAACCCGTTCAACATCAACGAGGCCGTCGAGACCGTCGAGGCCGCCGCGGACGAGCTGCTCGGCACCGGCGCCCGCCTGATGACCCTCGGCGGCGACCACACCATCGCGCTGCCCCTGCTGCGCTCCGTCGCGAAGAAGCACGGCCCGGTCGCCCTGCTCCACTTCGACGCCCACCTCGACACCTGGGACACCTACTTCGGCGCCGAGTACACCCACGGCACCCCGTTCCGCCGCGCGGTCGAGGAGGGCATCCTCGACACCTCGGCGCTCTCCCACGTCGGCACCCGCGGCCCGCTCTACGGCAAGCAGGACCTCACCGACGACGAGAAGATGGGCTTCGGCATCGTCACCTCGGCCGACGTCTACCGCCGCGGCGCCGACGAGGTCGCCGACCAGCTGCGCCAGCGCATCGGCGACCGCCCGCTGTACATCTCCATCGACATCGACTGCCTCGACCCCGCCCACGCCCCCGGCACCGGCACGCCCGAGGCGGGCGGCATGACCTCGCGGGAGCTGCTGGAGATCCTGCGCGGGCTGGCCTCCTGCAACCTGGTGTCGGCGGACGTCGTCGAGGTGGCCCCCGCGTACGACCACGCGGAGATCACGTCGGTGGCGGCCTCCCACACGGCGTACGAACTCACGACCATCATGAGCCGGCAGATCGCGGCGGCCCGCGAGGCCGGTAAGGAGAACGAGGGCAAGTGA
- a CDS encoding sodium:solute symporter, translating into MAVDYIVIVVYLAGMLAMGWWGMRRARSKSEFLVAGRRLGPAMYSGTMAAVVLGGASTIGGVGLGYQYGLSGAWMVLTIGLGLLALSVFFSARIARLRVYTVSEMLDLRYGGRAGVISGVVMWAYTLMLAVTSTIAYATIFDVLFDVDRTLAIVLGGAVVVAYSTLGGMWSITLTDMVQFVVKTIGVLLLLLPVAVVKAGGFGEMRAKLPGEYFDPLGIGGETIFTYVLIYTFGMLIGQDIWQRVFTARSDRTARWGGTVAGTYCLAYAVGGAVIGTAAKVLYPNLDNADDAFATIVRDELPTGVRGLVLAAALAAVMSTSSGALIACATVANNDIWSRLRGTLRPPADTAEHDEVKGNRAFILLMGVAVVLTAIVLNDVVEALTVAYNLLVGGLLVPILGGLLWRRGTAAGALASVAVGGLSVTGLMAAYGILANEPVYYGLLASLAAYVAVSLATRPTDEAVLAAWRERLAGRAAPEPVSEAVTAPQ; encoded by the coding sequence ATGGCCGTCGACTACATCGTGATCGTCGTCTATCTGGCCGGCATGCTTGCCATGGGCTGGTGGGGCATGCGCCGCGCCCGGTCCAAGAGCGAGTTCCTGGTGGCGGGCCGCAGGCTCGGCCCGGCCATGTACTCGGGCACCATGGCGGCGGTCGTCCTCGGCGGCGCGTCCACCATCGGCGGCGTCGGCCTCGGCTACCAGTACGGGCTCTCCGGCGCGTGGATGGTCCTCACCATCGGACTCGGCCTGCTCGCCCTGTCCGTCTTCTTCTCGGCCCGGATCGCCCGGCTGAGGGTCTACACCGTGTCGGAGATGCTCGACCTGCGCTACGGCGGCCGGGCGGGCGTGATCTCCGGCGTCGTGATGTGGGCGTACACGCTCATGCTCGCGGTCACCTCCACCATCGCCTACGCCACGATCTTCGACGTCCTCTTCGACGTCGACCGCACCCTCGCGATCGTCCTCGGCGGGGCGGTCGTCGTCGCGTACTCCACCCTCGGCGGCATGTGGTCCATCACCCTCACCGACATGGTGCAGTTCGTGGTGAAGACCATCGGCGTGCTGCTCCTGCTGCTGCCCGTCGCCGTGGTCAAGGCGGGCGGCTTCGGCGAGATGAGGGCGAAGCTGCCCGGCGAGTACTTCGACCCGCTGGGCATCGGCGGCGAGACGATCTTCACCTACGTGCTGATCTACACCTTCGGCATGCTCATCGGGCAGGACATCTGGCAGCGCGTCTTCACCGCCCGCAGCGACCGGACCGCCCGCTGGGGCGGCACCGTCGCCGGCACCTACTGCCTGGCGTACGCCGTGGGCGGCGCGGTCATCGGCACCGCCGCCAAGGTGCTCTACCCCAACCTCGACAACGCCGACGACGCCTTCGCGACCATCGTCAGGGACGAGCTGCCGACGGGGGTGCGCGGGCTGGTGCTCGCCGCCGCCCTGGCCGCCGTGATGTCGACCTCCTCCGGCGCCCTCATCGCCTGCGCCACCGTCGCCAACAACGACATCTGGTCCCGGCTGCGCGGCACCCTGCGGCCCCCCGCGGACACGGCGGAACACGACGAGGTCAAGGGCAACCGGGCCTTCATCCTGCTGATGGGCGTCGCGGTCGTCCTCACCGCCATCGTGCTCAACGACGTCGTCGAGGCGCTGACCGTGGCGTACAACCTGCTCGTCGGCGGGCTGCTCGTGCCGATCCTCGGCGGGCTGCTGTGGCGGCGCGGCACCGCCGCGGGCGCGCTGGCCTCGGTCGCCGTCGGCGGCCTCTCGGTGACCGGTCTGATGGCGGCCTACGGCATCCTCGCCAACGAGCCGGTCTACTACGGCCTCCTGGCCTCCCTCGCCGCCTACGTCGCCGTCTCCCTGGCGACGAGGCCGACCGACGAGGCGGTGCTCGCCGCCTGGCGGGAGCGGCTCGCCGGACGGGCGGCACCCGAACCCGTGTCCGAAGCGGTGACGGCTCCGCAGTAG
- a CDS encoding PucR family transcriptional regulator has product MTEATPPVPPAAPAPAAPPVPPTPPVPLSALLAREDLALRQLTGPPAAGVLLHTAHTSEMSDPYPYLLGGELLLTAGVHIPEAADTGTYFDAYVARIVEAGGAALGFGLAPVHDAVPRALVAACASHGLPLLEVPPRTTFSGVARAVWQLMAQARLAELRRVTEAQQSLAAAAARPDPVPSVLRQLAQRVGGRAVLYGPEGAEIAAAGRLPDDAAGAALADLARLVTARAATATDTAAGLRLSAYALGAGQGFVLGVASPHRDPADHTIASVAAVLLSLLTGEHQTGTGAARSSALVRLLLGAPPEEVAPLLGAGDHWLVVHASPQAEVVPDPVAASALGAALGSPLVDTAGDVVRVLVPAGHPPAPHPGWTLGVSAPAAAGALAAADAQAARALTRARATRAPLLHHSTRPSLADLLPASEAEAHARALLAPLTPPLAETLRSWLSLHGSWDRTAVALSVHRNTVRQRIARCAALLDADLDDPDVRMELWFALRRG; this is encoded by the coding sequence ATGACCGAGGCGACGCCCCCCGTTCCGCCCGCCGCTCCGGCTCCCGCCGCGCCTCCCGTGCCCCCCACTCCCCCGGTCCCGCTCTCTGCCCTGCTCGCCCGCGAGGACCTGGCCCTGCGGCAGCTCACGGGCCCGCCCGCCGCCGGTGTCCTGCTGCACACCGCGCACACCTCGGAGATGTCCGACCCCTACCCGTACCTGCTGGGCGGCGAACTGCTCCTGACCGCGGGCGTCCACATCCCCGAGGCCGCGGACACGGGCACGTACTTCGACGCGTACGTCGCCCGGATCGTCGAGGCGGGCGGCGCCGCACTGGGCTTCGGGCTCGCCCCCGTCCACGACGCGGTCCCCCGCGCCCTGGTCGCCGCCTGCGCGTCCCACGGCCTGCCCCTGCTGGAGGTGCCGCCCCGGACCACCTTCTCCGGCGTGGCCCGCGCGGTCTGGCAGCTGATGGCCCAGGCCCGCCTCGCGGAACTGCGCCGGGTGACCGAGGCGCAGCAGAGCCTCGCCGCCGCGGCGGCCCGCCCCGACCCGGTCCCGTCCGTGCTGCGCCAGCTCGCCCAGCGGGTCGGGGGGCGCGCGGTGCTGTACGGGCCGGAGGGGGCCGAGATCGCGGCGGCGGGACGGCTGCCGGACGACGCGGCCGGGGCCGCCCTGGCGGACCTGGCCCGCCTGGTCACGGCCCGTGCCGCCACCGCCACCGACACGGCCGCCGGGCTCCGCCTGAGCGCCTACGCCCTCGGGGCCGGCCAGGGTTTCGTCCTCGGCGTGGCCTCCCCGCACCGGGATCCCGCCGACCACACGATCGCCTCGGTCGCCGCCGTCCTCCTGTCCCTCCTGACCGGCGAGCACCAGACCGGCACCGGCGCGGCCCGCTCCTCCGCCCTGGTCCGCCTGCTGCTCGGCGCCCCGCCCGAGGAGGTGGCCCCGCTGCTCGGCGCCGGCGACCACTGGCTGGTCGTCCACGCGAGCCCGCAGGCGGAGGTGGTGCCGGATCCGGTGGCGGCCTCCGCCCTGGGCGCGGCCCTCGGCTCCCCCCTGGTCGACACCGCCGGCGACGTCGTCCGCGTCCTGGTGCCCGCCGGCCACCCGCCCGCCCCGCACCCCGGCTGGACCCTGGGGGTCAGCGCGCCCGCCGCCGCGGGCGCGCTGGCCGCGGCGGACGCCCAGGCGGCGCGCGCCCTCACCCGGGCCCGCGCCACCCGCGCCCCCCTCCTCCACCACAGCACCCGGCCCTCCCTGGCGGACCTGCTGCCCGCGTCGGAGGCGGAGGCCCATGCCCGCGCCCTGCTCGCCCCCCTGACGCCGCCGCTCGCCGAGACCCTGCGCTCCTGGCTGTCCCTGCACGGCAGCTGGGACCGCACCGCCGTGGCGCTCTCCGTCCACCGCAACACGGTCCGCCAGCGGATCGCGCGGTGCGCCGCGCTGCTGGACGCCGATCTGGACGATCCGGATGTGCGGATGGAGCTGTGGTTCGCGTTGCGGCGGGGGTGA
- a CDS encoding acyl-CoA dehydrogenase family protein produces MRRTVFNEDHEAFRETIRAFIEAEVVPVYDEWFQAGQAPREFYYKLGELGIFGINVPEEYGGAGLDTHKFEAVLYEETARAGVQFGGSGVHVLLALPYLKMLATDEQKKRYLPKFVTGEEMWAIAMTEPGTGSDLAGMKTTAKLSEDGTHYVLNGAKTFITGGVHADKVIVCARTSAPTAEDRRFGISLFAVDTKSEGYSIGRKLDKLGLRTSDTAELAFVDVKVPVEDLLGEENKGFYYLGHNLASERWGIAFGAYAQAKAAVRFAKQYVQERTVFGKPVAHFQNTKFELAACQAEVDAAEAVADRATEALDAGELTPAEAASAKLFCTEVAHRVIDRCLQLHGGYGYMNEYPIARLYADNRVNRIYGGTSEIMKTIIAKDMGL; encoded by the coding sequence GTGCGCCGTACGGTGTTCAACGAGGATCACGAGGCGTTCCGGGAGACCATCCGCGCCTTCATCGAGGCCGAGGTCGTCCCGGTCTACGACGAGTGGTTCCAGGCCGGCCAGGCGCCGCGCGAGTTCTACTACAAGCTCGGTGAGCTGGGCATCTTCGGCATCAACGTGCCCGAGGAGTACGGCGGCGCCGGTCTGGACACCCACAAGTTCGAGGCCGTCCTCTACGAGGAGACCGCCCGCGCGGGCGTCCAGTTCGGCGGCTCCGGCGTGCACGTGCTGCTCGCCCTGCCCTACCTCAAGATGCTGGCGACGGACGAGCAGAAGAAGCGGTACCTGCCGAAGTTCGTCACCGGCGAGGAGATGTGGGCCATCGCGATGACCGAGCCGGGCACCGGCTCCGACCTCGCCGGCATGAAGACCACCGCCAAGCTCTCCGAGGACGGCACGCACTACGTCCTCAACGGCGCCAAGACCTTCATCACCGGCGGTGTGCACGCCGACAAGGTCATCGTCTGCGCCCGGACCTCCGCGCCGACCGCCGAGGACCGCCGCTTCGGCATCTCCCTGTTCGCCGTGGACACCAAGTCCGAGGGCTACTCCATCGGCCGCAAGCTGGACAAGCTGGGCCTGCGCACCTCCGACACCGCCGAGCTGGCGTTCGTCGACGTCAAGGTCCCCGTCGAGGACCTGCTCGGCGAGGAGAACAAGGGCTTCTACTACCTCGGCCACAACCTCGCCTCCGAGCGCTGGGGCATCGCCTTCGGTGCGTACGCGCAGGCCAAGGCCGCCGTCCGGTTCGCCAAGCAGTACGTGCAGGAGCGCACCGTCTTCGGCAAGCCGGTCGCGCACTTCCAGAACACCAAGTTCGAGCTGGCCGCCTGCCAGGCCGAGGTGGACGCCGCCGAGGCCGTCGCGGACCGCGCCACCGAGGCCCTCGACGCCGGGGAGCTGACCCCCGCCGAGGCCGCCTCCGCGAAGCTGTTCTGCACCGAGGTCGCGCACCGCGTCATCGACCGCTGCCTCCAGCTGCACGGCGGCTACGGCTACATGAACGAGTACCCGATCGCCCGCCTGTACGCGGACAACCGCGTCAACCGCATCTACGGCGGCACCAGCGAGATCATGAAGACGATCATCGCCAAGGACATGGGCCTGTAA
- a CDS encoding acyl-CoA thioesterase has translation MSQALEDLLDLLDLEQIEEDIFRGRSRSAVVPRVFGGQVAAQALVAAGRTVPADRPPHSLHAYFLRTGDPGAPIVYTVDRLRDGRSFTTRRVVAVQHGKPVFGLSASFQAYEEGLDHQAPMPPAPDPATLPTSEDRLRGYPHLDPGVVERFVEARAAVDLRYVDDPPFGRYGTPREPHSQVWFRTNGKLADDPLLHIALATYVSDMTLLDSVLLAHGRGGWAVGDVVGASLDHAMWFHRPFRADEWLLYDQESPSAYGGRGLGQARIHTRDGRLAITVIQEGVVRVPRDRAEGGGPV, from the coding sequence ATGAGCCAGGCACTCGAGGACCTCCTCGATCTGCTCGACCTGGAGCAGATCGAGGAGGACATCTTCCGCGGCCGGTCCCGGTCCGCCGTCGTCCCCCGGGTCTTCGGCGGCCAGGTCGCCGCGCAGGCGCTGGTCGCGGCGGGCCGTACGGTCCCGGCCGACCGCCCGCCCCACTCGCTGCACGCGTACTTCCTGCGCACCGGCGACCCCGGCGCGCCCATCGTGTACACGGTCGACCGGCTGCGCGACGGCCGTTCCTTCACCACGCGCCGCGTCGTCGCGGTCCAGCACGGCAAGCCGGTCTTCGGCCTGTCGGCCTCCTTCCAGGCGTACGAGGAGGGCCTGGACCACCAGGCGCCGATGCCGCCCGCCCCGGACCCGGCCACCCTGCCGACCTCGGAGGACCGGCTGCGCGGCTACCCGCACCTCGACCCCGGGGTCGTCGAGCGGTTCGTCGAGGCCCGGGCGGCGGTCGACCTGCGCTACGTCGACGACCCGCCGTTCGGCCGGTACGGCACACCGCGCGAACCGCACTCCCAGGTCTGGTTCCGCACCAACGGCAAACTCGCCGACGACCCCCTGCTGCACATCGCGCTGGCCACCTACGTCTCCGACATGACACTGCTGGACTCGGTGCTGCTCGCGCACGGCCGGGGCGGCTGGGCCGTCGGTGACGTGGTCGGCGCCTCGCTGGACCACGCGATGTGGTTCCACCGCCCCTTCCGCGCCGACGAGTGGCTGCTGTACGACCAGGAGTCCCCGTCGGCGTACGGCGGCCGGGGTCTCGGCCAGGCCCGCATCCACACCCGGGACGGCCGCCTCGCCATCACGGTCATCCAGGAGGGCGTGGTGCGCGTCCCGCGGGACCGCGCCGAAGGCGGGGGGCCCGTCTAG
- a CDS encoding phosphatase, whose amino-acid sequence MPIPGTPSRAELVDHLVRTRIAGDVATPRENNLSHYRQLANGNRHYWLGLELGDRWSDEQDVLAVMAERAGVNDDPEYRYGQDTIDPELTVSALERMAARLRKAADGQQRVLFATGHPGGLLDVHRATAAALRAAGCEIVVIPDGLQTEEGYVMQFADVAVLEHGATLWHTHSGEPMKAVLTGLERAGRPLPDLVVADHGWAGYAGQHGVDSVGYADCNDPALFLAEAEGTVQVTVPLDDHVVSPRYYDPMTAYLLAEAGLA is encoded by the coding sequence ATGCCGATACCCGGGACACCCAGCCGCGCCGAACTCGTCGACCACCTCGTGCGGACCCGCATCGCGGGGGACGTCGCCACCCCCCGGGAGAACAACCTCTCGCACTACCGCCAGCTGGCGAACGGCAACCGCCACTACTGGCTCGGCCTGGAGCTGGGTGACCGCTGGAGCGACGAGCAGGACGTGCTCGCGGTGATGGCGGAACGGGCCGGGGTGAACGACGACCCCGAGTACCGGTACGGGCAGGACACCATCGACCCGGAGCTGACCGTCTCGGCGCTGGAGCGGATGGCGGCGAGGCTGCGCAAGGCGGCCGACGGGCAGCAGCGGGTGCTGTTCGCGACCGGTCACCCGGGCGGGCTGCTGGACGTGCACCGGGCGACGGCCGCCGCGCTGCGCGCCGCCGGCTGCGAGATCGTCGTCATCCCCGACGGGCTCCAGACGGAGGAGGGGTACGTGATGCAGTTCGCGGACGTCGCGGTGCTGGAGCACGGCGCCACCCTCTGGCACACCCACTCGGGCGAACCGATGAAGGCCGTCCTCACCGGGCTGGAACGCGCGGGCCGCCCGCTGCCCGACCTGGTCGTCGCCGACCACGGCTGGGCGGGGTACGCGGGGCAGCACGGGGTGGACTCGGTGGGCTACGCCGACTGCAACGACCCGGCGCTCTTCCTCGCCGAGGCGGAAGGCACCGTACAGGTGACGGTCCCGCTCGACGACCACGTGGTCAGCCCGCGGTACTACGACCCGATGACGGCGTACCTCCTCGCGGAGGCGGGGCTGGCGTAG
- a CDS encoding TetR/AcrR family transcriptional regulator, translating to MATRTDAPTRREQILKEAARLFAERGFHGVGVDEIGAAVGISGPGLYRHFAGKDAMLAELLVGISGRLLTGAKLRLKEAATAGGEDGTAPETVLDSLIEGHIDFALDDRPLITLHDRELDRLRESDRKLVRQLQRQYVELWVDVLRKVYPALAEPAARSAVHSVFGLLNSTPHLGRRGALPGRGATAELLHRMARGAFAAAGAPAPA from the coding sequence ATGGCCACCAGAACCGACGCCCCCACCCGCCGCGAGCAGATCCTCAAGGAGGCCGCCCGGCTCTTCGCCGAGCGCGGCTTCCACGGCGTCGGCGTGGACGAGATAGGCGCCGCCGTCGGCATCAGCGGCCCCGGTCTGTACCGCCACTTCGCCGGCAAGGACGCGATGCTCGCCGAGCTGCTGGTCGGGATCAGCGGCCGGCTCCTGACGGGCGCGAAGCTGCGCCTGAAGGAGGCCGCCACGGCCGGGGGCGAGGACGGCACGGCCCCGGAGACGGTCCTCGACTCGCTCATCGAGGGCCACATCGACTTCGCGCTCGACGACCGTCCCCTCATCACCCTGCACGACCGCGAGCTGGACCGCCTCCGGGAGAGCGACCGCAAGCTGGTGCGCCAGCTCCAGCGGCAGTACGTCGAACTGTGGGTGGACGTCCTGCGGAAGGTCTACCCGGCCCTCGCCGAACCCGCCGCCCGCTCGGCCGTCCACTCCGTCTTCGGCCTGCTCAACTCCACCCCCCACCTGGGCCGGCGGGGTGCGCTGCCGGGCCGGGGGGCCACCGCGGAGCTGCTGCACCGGATGGCCCGGGGGGCGTTCGCGGCGGCCGGGGCGCCCGCCCCGGCGTGA